Sequence from the Maribacter algicola genome:
TCTGCCTTCGTAGATAATGGTTTCCCCAGGGGACTCCTTAGTTCCTGCCAAAAGCGAACCTAGCATCACGGTGTCCGCCCCGGCAGCAATGGCTTTGGGAATATCACCTGTGTAACGAATACCGCCATCTGCAATAACGGGAACACCGGAACCTTTGATGGCAGCAGCGACCTCCAACACGGCTGAGAATTGTGGAAATCCTACACCGGCCACGACCCTTGTGGTACAAATAGATCCAGGACCAATACCGACTTTGACAGCATCGGCACCAGCTTCTACTAGATATTTCGCAGCTTCACCGGTGGCAATATTACCCACGATTACATCCAAATCCGGAAACTTTTTCTTTACCTCTTTCAAGACGGTGACCACTCCTTTGGTATGTCCGTGGGCGGTATCGATAACAACAGCATCCACCCCGGCATTCACCAAGGCCTCTGCCCGATCCACGGCATCCATGGTTACGCCCAAAGCTGCCGCAACACGCAACCGGCCATACTGGTCCTTGTTGGCAATGGGCTTTTGGGTGAGTTTGGTGATGTCCCTAAAGGTGATGAGACCGATCAATTTATTGTTCTTGTCAACGACCGGAAGTTTTTCAATTTTGTGCTCCTGTAGTATGTCCTCAGCTTCGGATAGCGAGGTTCCCTCCCCTGCTGTCACCAAATTTTCAGAGGTCATTACCTCCGAAATTGGTCGGTCATTGTTTTTTTCAAATCGTAAATCCCTATTGGTAACGATTCCTATGAGCTTACCTTCATCGTCCACAATGGGTATTCCACCTATACTATGTTCCTTCATATTGGCTTTAGCATCCTTCACCTTGGAATTCAAAGGCATGGTTACGGGATCTAAAATCATTCCACTCTCCGCCCTTTTGACCTTTCTTACTTTCAGCGCCTGTTGCTCAATGGTCATATTTTTATGAAGCACCCCTATGCCCCCCTCTTGGGCAATGGCAATGGCCATACGGGATTCCGTAACGGTATCCATCGCCGCGGAAATTATCGGGACATTGATAGTAATATTTCGAGTAAACTTGGATTGAATGTTGACTTCGCGGGGCAATACTTCGGAATACGCGGGTACCAAGAGTACGTCGTCATACGTAAGACCTTCTCCGAGAATTTTTTTTAGGTGGGCTTCCATGCAATTAAGGATTTAATTGCGTGCAAATATAGTGAATATTATTGGTTTAATTCTTGACCTATTTACCTTAAAACAAGGGTTTCAGCCAATAATTCATTTTTAATCCGAAAGGAAATCCCAAAGAACTGAAAGAACACTTAAGGCAATCCTCAGGAATTACTCTTAAACCAAATTAAATTTTGAATTGTAAGGTGGTATAAAAAGTCCTTGGTTCCGCTGGCAGTATACCTGGACCCGGGTAGCCTGTTGCCCGCCTGGTAAAATAACTATTATTAAGGACATTATTTATTCCCGCCTCCAACTTCCATTTCTTATAGGAATAGGACAGGGAAAAATCCAAAATATCATAGGCTGGTATTTCACCTTCTATACCCCTTTGATTGTCGTTCACGTCCTGTGGTGCATTTGTGGCATCCGTGAATTGATCGGACAAATAGGTATATTGAATACTGCCCAGAAGATTGGCATATCCAAAGTTTAAGCCCGTTTTTAAATTAACTGCGGATATAAATTCTACTTTGTTTCCCTCCACATTGGTGCTTTGAGAGGACAAGTATTCTGATTCCGTTAGGGCCAAATTAAGGAAGTAATTCATTTTCAATTTTTCGACCGACGGAAAAAAAGTTTCCTTTATACTCCAGTTTGAAAAGCTTTCCAGGCCATAGATAAAGGCTGTTCCGATATTTCCTCGGAAACGAATAACCCTACCCGTTTCAACCTCCTCACCGGCGGCATTTGTGCGTGTCTCGTTTTTCAAAATCTCTCCCAACCGATTGTCATAAAGCAAACCGAATGCGCTCACATCGTAGGACAATATATTATTGAACCTCCCCCTAAATCCCGAATCGGCAGTGAAACCATCCTCATCCTGGATATTTTCATCCACTTGAAAGGAAGGGTTTACTACCCTGATGTCACTAAAGGTCACAGACCTATAGTTTTGGGAAAAATTACCATAGATTTCAATGCTTGGATTCAATTTATAGGTTGCTCCCAGACCTAATAATAGAAAGGTCCTATTAAATTCCCGATTGTCCGATATGTCCTCGTTCAACAATGGGTTTCCCGCCAAATCAAGTACAATGTTTTTATAGCTACCAAGGCTTTTCGTTTTTATATGTTCCAATCTAAAACCAGGGGTAAGCGTAAGCTTTTGAGATATGTTAAAGACATTCTCGCCAAAGAATGCAAGGTTTGCATTGGGAAACTCAAACTGGGACTGTCTTTCATAATTGGGAAATTCGGCATCGGCGAAATTAAAGTCCGGATCTGCTTCGGCAGATCCTGGCCCTTGTCTTTGGTCGTTATTGGTTCTGTAGATCTTTGACCCAAGGAGTAATGCGGACTGGGATTCGCCTAGCTTGTACCTTGTAAGCAATCGAGCTTCGGCACCCCAGTTCCTAAAATTATCCGCAAGAAGTTCCCTAGGTTCCTCAAGGTCATCCTGTTGGGACACCCTATTGGTCCTAAAACCCAAAGCGCTTCGGGAAGCATCCAATCCAAATACATTCAAACTAAAATCCGTATTGGTCGAAAATTTGTGATCCAACCGCGCGGAGAATAATTTCCAGTTCACATCAAACCAGTTTCTATTTCTGTTGCTAAAAGTAGGGTCCTCTATAAACTGTGCGTCCGTGAGTCCACCGGGCTGTTTGGCCAAATAATCCAAAAATGTAGTCTCCAAAGTCAACTTTGTCCTATCCGAAATCTGGTAGCCCAGATGTGCGTAGTAATTTCTGCTATTGAAATTGGAATTGGGCCTAAAACCATTTCCTTCCTTGTAATTAAAGTAGGTATAATAGCTAATCTTGCCCGAAGTGCCTCCCAGACTGTTAAAGCTTGTTTTTAAATCATAGGAACCCACCGTCTGCCTACTCACCCATTCTATCTTTTTTAAGGGATTTGGGGTCTTGAACTTAAAATTTACCAGGCCGCCAAATTGGGTTCCATACTGCAACGAAGCAGCACCTCTTACCACCTGGATTTCCTCCAAGGCTTCTGCCGGGGGTGTGTAATAACTCTCAGGATATCCAAGAACATCCGCACTAATATCATAACCATTCTGTCTGGTATTGAAATTTGCCGTCCTATTGGGATCGAGCCCCCTACCCCCAATATTCAACTGTAATCCCGCATCGCCATTATCGTAGATATTAAGCCCTACAACCTGACCGTATACCTGTCTGGCATTGTTGGCCGCCAAATTTCCCGTGATTCCTTCCATTAACACAACTTCACTCTTCTTGCCAGCATAGATGGCGGTGCCGTCCACTTTTTTGAGCTGCTTTAATTCAAAGATCTGTTCTCTTTTCTGGGTAAGCACCACCTCTGATAGGTTTTGTGCGCGTATCCGCTCCAATTCAAAGTTCAAGGCTGTACTATCCCCAATTACCAATTCTTCTTCCTTAATCTCAAATTCATATGCGAAAATTACAAGGCTATAGTTTCCAGCCGCCATATTTTCAAAAAGAAAGCGTCCATTGGAATCGGTTGTTTCCAAACGCTCCAACTGCTTTATATAGATCTCGGCATCCGGAACAGGCTTGCCATTTCCGTCAGTTATTTTCCCAGTAAAACTAATTTGTCCAAAGGCCGAAAAAGTCACTAAAAAAAACAGTACAATACTATAGTCCCTTAATCTCATCATTAAATGGTAATATCCAGTTTTTATGTTTAAACGATTCACTTTGCTGCGCCAAGTTCACTTTAGGGTCGATAAATTCAGTACTTAATCTACCATTTAAACTCACCCTACAATCCACATATACCTCCACATTTTTATGCCCATCCTTTTCGAAGTGATTTTTGAGGTAGTGTGCGTATTCCAATATAAAATCGGGTTGGAAGGCCATTTGCTTTTCCTGGAAGGGTGTCAGGAAATCGGAATTATCGACATAAAACCAACCCCCTGTTTCCCCATTGACAATCTTGAATTGTGCATAGCCTGATTTTTCCATTAACATGACCCGCCATGAAAAGCGATACCCTTCTTCGGTCCAAAACAGTTCGCCCGGATAGAGTAGATAACGGAAAGGAAATGTCAATTGAATGATGAAAAAGATCGCAATCATCCCCAAAAAGAGTTTTTTCCTGGCCGAAGAAACGTAGTTGAATGTCCTGTTGTTTCTAAAATAGCCCTTTTGAATTTTGAATACTTTCCCCACTCCGTTAAGAATTCTTTGGTGGACATTCGAATTAAAAAATATCAGTGCAGAAACGATCATGATATAGGGAAACATTCCAATTGGAAACAAAACCCTGGTAAGTACATGAAAAATAATGACCAACACAAAGGCATAAGGTCTCGTCTTTTTTACCAATAATAAAAACGGAATGGCCAAATCGTACAAAGCCCCGGTCCAACTGAAAGCGTATTGTACCCATTCCTGCCCTAATAAATCCCCAATAAACGGAATATCAAATTTTGAGGGCAACCATATTTTTAAAGGCATTGCCCTGAACAACCAATCCGAATTTAATTTGGCCACACCTGCATAAAAGTAAACGATGCCTAG
This genomic interval carries:
- the guaB gene encoding IMP dehydrogenase is translated as MEAHLKKILGEGLTYDDVLLVPAYSEVLPREVNIQSKFTRNITINVPIISAAMDTVTESRMAIAIAQEGGIGVLHKNMTIEQQALKVRKVKRAESGMILDPVTMPLNSKVKDAKANMKEHSIGGIPIVDDEGKLIGIVTNRDLRFEKNNDRPISEVMTSENLVTAGEGTSLSEAEDILQEHKIEKLPVVDKNNKLIGLITFRDITKLTQKPIANKDQYGRLRVAAALGVTMDAVDRAEALVNAGVDAVVIDTAHGHTKGVVTVLKEVKKKFPDLDVIVGNIATGEAAKYLVEAGADAVKVGIGPGSICTTRVVAGVGFPQFSAVLEVAAAIKGSGVPVIADGGIRYTGDIPKAIAAGADTVMLGSLLAGTKESPGETIIYEGRKFKSYRGMGSVEAMKQGSKDRYFQDVEEDIKKLVPEGIVGRVPYKGDLFESIHQFVGGLRAGMGYCGAKDIETLKETGRFVKITASGINESHPHDVTITKESPNYSR
- a CDS encoding TonB-dependent receptor domain-containing protein — protein: MRLRDYSIVLFFLVTFSAFGQISFTGKITDGNGKPVPDAEIYIKQLERLETTDSNGRFLFENMAAGNYSLVIFAYEFEIKEEELVIGDSTALNFELERIRAQNLSEVVLTQKREQIFELKQLKKVDGTAIYAGKKSEVVLMEGITGNLAANNARQVYGQVVGLNIYDNGDAGLQLNIGGRGLDPNRTANFNTRQNGYDISADVLGYPESYYTPPAEALEEIQVVRGAASLQYGTQFGGLVNFKFKTPNPLKKIEWVSRQTVGSYDLKTSFNSLGGTSGKISYYTYFNYKEGNGFRPNSNFNSRNYYAHLGYQISDRTKLTLETTFLDYLAKQPGGLTDAQFIEDPTFSNRNRNWFDVNWKLFSARLDHKFSTNTDFSLNVFGLDASRSALGFRTNRVSQQDDLEEPRELLADNFRNWGAEARLLTRYKLGESQSALLLGSKIYRTNNDQRQGPGSAEADPDFNFADAEFPNYERQSQFEFPNANLAFFGENVFNISQKLTLTPGFRLEHIKTKSLGSYKNIVLDLAGNPLLNEDISDNREFNRTFLLLGLGATYKLNPSIEIYGNFSQNYRSVTFSDIRVVNPSFQVDENIQDEDGFTADSGFRGRFNNILSYDVSAFGLLYDNRLGEILKNETRTNAAGEEVETGRVIRFRGNIGTAFIYGLESFSNWSIKETFFPSVEKLKMNYFLNLALTESEYLSSQSTNVEGNKVEFISAVNLKTGLNFGYANLLGSIQYTYLSDQFTDATNAPQDVNDNQRGIEGEIPAYDILDFSLSYSYKKWKLEAGINNVLNNSYFTRRATGYPGPGILPAEPRTFYTTLQFKI
- a CDS encoding HTTM domain-containing protein, whose product is MKATLKKYINDPVEAAPLAVFRIFFGFMMLFSILRFWAYGWIDKLYIQPRFFFSYYGFEWVKPIGNFTYLLFAICGLSAFLVALGYRYRISIVLFFLSFTYIELMDKTTYLNHYYFISILSFLMIFLPAEAYFSLDARNNKEKAYQFIPAWTINSIKLLLGIVYFYAGVAKLNSDWLFRAMPLKIWLPSKFDIPFIGDLLGQEWVQYAFSWTGALYDLAIPFLLLVKKTRPYAFVLVIIFHVLTRVLFPIGMFPYIMIVSALIFFNSNVHQRILNGVGKVFKIQKGYFRNNRTFNYVSSARKKLFLGMIAIFFIIQLTFPFRYLLYPGELFWTEEGYRFSWRVMLMEKSGYAQFKIVNGETGGWFYVDNSDFLTPFQEKQMAFQPDFILEYAHYLKNHFEKDGHKNVEVYVDCRVSLNGRLSTEFIDPKVNLAQQSESFKHKNWILPFNDEIKGL